In Prosthecochloris sp. GSB1, the following proteins share a genomic window:
- a CDS encoding sulfite exporter TauE/SafE family protein produces the protein MTESVWIVMFLTGLAGGFGHCIGMCGPVVAAYSLGERKLRYLHHMLYNLGRITTYVFMGGVVGLSGSFLVLTASIEKIQTAILVAAGVSIVVMGIVIGGWIPVKRSGRGDTWLASLIRKTMDLFDGPRTAGTYYPMGIALGFLPCGLTYTALLAAARAAMEAENHLAGMLLGASMLLFFGLGTAPALLFVGKMVNILGVRFRERLYKIASVIMILTGIYFVLNAL, from the coding sequence ATGACGGAGAGTGTATGGATCGTGATGTTTCTGACCGGGCTTGCTGGCGGCTTCGGCCACTGCATCGGCATGTGCGGCCCTGTCGTCGCGGCGTACTCGCTCGGTGAACGCAAGCTGCGTTACCTGCATCATATGCTTTACAATCTCGGCAGGATCACGACCTATGTGTTCATGGGAGGCGTGGTGGGTCTCAGCGGTTCGTTTTTGGTTCTGACGGCCTCGATTGAAAAAATACAGACGGCGATACTTGTCGCGGCCGGCGTTTCAATCGTCGTCATGGGGATCGTTATCGGCGGCTGGATACCGGTGAAGAGAAGCGGGCGGGGTGACACCTGGCTGGCATCGCTCATACGGAAAACCATGGACCTGTTCGATGGACCGCGTACGGCCGGGACCTATTATCCGATGGGGATCGCGCTTGGATTTCTTCCTTGCGGCCTGACCTACACCGCGCTTCTGGCGGCGGCCAGGGCCGCGATGGAGGCGGAGAACCACCTTGCAGGAATGCTCCTGGGGGCATCCATGCTGTTGTTTTTCGGGCTGGGCACGGCTCCCGCACTTCTGTTCGTCGGGAAGATGGTCAACATTCTCGGCGTCCGTTTCCGCGAGCGCCTTTACAAGATCGCCAGTGTCATCATGATTCTTACCGGCATCTATTTTGTTCTGAACGCGTTGTGA
- the ccoS gene encoding cbb3-type cytochrome oxidase assembly protein CcoS: MYSIYFLIFIVFFLGVGAWLLFVWAVGSGQFEDPEAPKYRMLDDEDDDERDIRKTNGKSLENSQKKSKGKGA; the protein is encoded by the coding sequence ATGTACAGCATCTATTTCCTCATATTCATAGTGTTTTTTCTCGGAGTCGGCGCGTGGCTGCTGTTTGTCTGGGCGGTCGGAAGCGGCCAGTTCGAGGACCCGGAGGCTCCGAAGTACCGCATGCTCGACGACGAGGATGACGACGAGCGCGATATTCGGAAAACAAACGGGAAAAGCCTCGAAAATTCTCAAAAAAAATCAAAAGGGAAAGGCGCATGA
- a CDS encoding YdcF family protein yields MMKTLLQLLKSTLVILLLFCGIGGAVFLGLGLLLSFHADKPEKADVIIVLGGDDGLRINRGAELYKAGYARHLLLTGIDRKYYRPDRPDWRERRLMEKGISRKVIDVDTLSKTTWDEARNTRKIMKEKGWGSALIVSDPPHMLRLHNTWSRAFRESPATFVLVATNPEWWHPLLWWRNETSYKFVMSEIRKNVFYAVMYY; encoded by the coding sequence ATGATGAAAACCCTTCTCCAGCTCCTGAAATCGACCCTGGTCATCCTGCTGTTGTTCTGCGGAATCGGCGGTGCGGTCTTTCTTGGCCTGGGTCTCCTGCTCTCTTTTCATGCGGACAAACCTGAAAAGGCGGATGTGATTATCGTGCTCGGCGGGGACGACGGGTTGCGGATCAACCGGGGGGCGGAGTTGTACAAGGCGGGCTACGCCCGGCATCTGCTGCTCACCGGCATCGACAGAAAATACTACCGGCCTGACCGGCCTGACTGGCGCGAACGCCGTCTGATGGAAAAAGGCATATCGAGAAAGGTCATCGATGTCGACACCCTTTCGAAAACCACCTGGGACGAAGCCCGCAATACCCGAAAAATCATGAAGGAAAAAGGATGGGGAAGCGCCCTGATAGTCAGCGACCCGCCCCATATGCTCAGGCTTCACAACACCTGGAGCCGGGCTTTCAGAGAATCACCGGCCACATTCGTTCTTGTCGCCACAAATCCGGAATGGTGGCACCCGCTCTTGTGGTGGAGAAACGAAACCAGCTATAAATTCGTGATGAGCGAGATCAGGAAGAACGTCTTTTACGCGGTGATGTACTACTGA
- a CDS encoding NAD(P)-dependent oxidoreductase — MKTPAKRVFIVGSTGYIGKFVVRELVARGHEVVSFARERSGVGAAMSAAETRRQLQGSEVRFGDVSDMESLMRDGIKGERFDVVVSCLTSRTGGVKDAWSIDYQATRNALDAGMAAGAKQFVLLSAICVQKPMLEFQRAKLKFEKELIESGLTYSIVRPTAFFKSIAGQVESVKKGKPYVVFGKGELTACKPISEADLARFMADCLEDPAKQNRILPVGGPGKAVTAREQGELLFELLGREPKFKNMPIRMFDVIIPVLSLLAKLFPKLEDKAEFARIGKYYCSESMLVLDPRTGKYDADLTPSYGSETLRDFYSRVLKEGMTGQELGDHAMF; from the coding sequence CTGAAAACGCCAGCCAAAAGGGTGTTCATTGTCGGTTCAACAGGCTACATAGGCAAGTTTGTCGTTCGTGAACTGGTGGCCAGGGGCCACGAAGTCGTAAGTTTCGCCCGTGAGCGTTCGGGGGTCGGAGCCGCGATGAGCGCCGCTGAAACACGACGGCAGCTCCAGGGCTCCGAGGTGCGGTTCGGAGACGTAAGCGACATGGAGTCATTGATGCGCGACGGCATAAAAGGAGAACGTTTCGACGTGGTCGTTTCATGCCTGACTTCACGCACGGGGGGCGTCAAAGACGCCTGGAGCATCGATTACCAGGCGACGCGCAACGCTCTCGACGCAGGAATGGCCGCCGGAGCGAAACAGTTCGTGCTGCTTTCGGCCATTTGCGTGCAGAAACCGATGCTCGAGTTCCAGCGGGCGAAGCTCAAATTCGAAAAGGAACTGATAGAATCCGGGCTGACCTATTCCATCGTGCGCCCGACGGCGTTTTTCAAATCCATCGCCGGGCAGGTTGAATCGGTCAAAAAGGGCAAGCCCTACGTGGTGTTCGGCAAGGGTGAACTGACCGCCTGCAAACCGATCAGCGAGGCCGATCTCGCGCGATTCATGGCTGACTGCCTCGAGGATCCTGCGAAACAGAACAGGATCCTTCCTGTCGGCGGTCCCGGAAAAGCTGTAACCGCGCGCGAACAGGGCGAACTGCTTTTCGAGCTTCTCGGACGGGAGCCGAAGTTCAAGAACATGCCGATCAGGATGTTCGACGTCATCATTCCCGTACTGAGTCTTCTTGCGAAGCTTTTTCCGAAGCTGGAGGACAAGGCGGAGTTCGCGCGTATCGGCAAATACTACTGTTCGGAGTCGATGCTGGTGCTCGATCCCCGGACAGGAAAGTACGATGCCGACCTTACGCCGTCCTATGGCTCGGAAACCCTGAGGGATTTCTACAGCCGCGTCCTGAAGGAGGGGATGACAGGCCAGGAACTCGGCGACCACGCCATGTTCTAA
- a CDS encoding DUF1847 domain-containing protein: MEKSERETLVDRYTAGGEDARFARAAAEVEGLYYGKLTRVEEVLAFARRIGARRIGLATCVGLIEETRMFSRILKNNGFEPYAALCKIGSVDKGETGIPEDLKLRPGSFEGACNPLLQARALDEWGAELNVIIGLCVGHDALFTKHSKALVTTLIVKDRVLAHNPAAALYTGNSYYVRIMEPERGL, translated from the coding sequence ATGGAAAAAAGTGAACGGGAAACGCTTGTCGACCGCTATACGGCCGGAGGCGAGGATGCTCGCTTCGCAAGGGCCGCGGCCGAGGTCGAAGGGCTCTACTACGGCAAACTGACCCGTGTCGAGGAGGTTCTTGCGTTCGCCCGCAGGATCGGCGCCCGCAGAATCGGACTTGCCACCTGTGTCGGTCTGATAGAGGAAACCCGGATGTTTAGCCGCATTCTCAAAAACAACGGTTTCGAGCCGTATGCGGCGCTTTGCAAGATCGGATCCGTTGACAAGGGCGAAACGGGAATCCCCGAAGACCTGAAGCTCAGGCCGGGAAGTTTCGAGGGAGCCTGTAATCCTCTTCTGCAAGCAAGGGCGCTGGATGAATGGGGGGCCGAACTCAATGTGATCATCGGTCTCTGCGTGGGGCATGACGCACTTTTTACAAAGCATTCGAAAGCGCTGGTGACGACCCTCATCGTCAAGGACCGCGTGCTCGCGCATAACCCGGCGGCGGCGCTCTATACCGGCAATTCCTATTACGTGAGGATTATGGAGCCGGAACGGGGCCTGTGA
- a CDS encoding heavy metal translocating P-type ATPase yields MSETESGKGEARRCDHCLLEMHPDSAVTAEFEGETKYFCCRGCLGVYELIHRESLDTFYDKRCGWTPGPPGNRTADTGAFRGAIQKAGEISSLEMSLSGIRCASCVWLVERFLTRMEGVESARVNYATHRLSVRWDEEKIPLGKILDGIVSIGYTPQPYQPTSYNEMLRKEKNDLLLRFGTAAFFSMQLMLFVTALYAGFFQGIEEQYRLTFQLVSWALATPVLFYSGYPFLRNALRALPKGALNMDVLIALGSFSAYAYSVAMIFAGGEVYFDTSAMIVTFILLGRFLEAGSRARAGDTIASLIEMQPREARLAGGEQEAVFVPLERVRPGDTVEVRAGETVPLDGTVVEGEADVNESMLTGESRPAFKNAGREVFAGTISVNGRLVVRVTGKDEETLLAKIIRTVEDAQARKAPIQTLADRTAGWFVPVVILFAACTFAFRLLTGAGNAAALMNAVSVLVVACPCALGLATPLAILLGTSSAAKAGILIKGGDVFETLSRTDRVVFDKTGTITSGMPSVTDVFVAAERDELLRFAASLEKFSEHPAGKAIVKAYGGATLPVENFRVFPGRGVAAVVDGRDGLAGNRLFMRENSVQVGSAMEERYAGLTSIGKTAVFVAIRKELAGLIALIDDVRDDAAGLAGVLRKQGIRTGMLTGDVRNVADYVAAKCGIDDVQAGLNPVEKAVAIMNMKSRGEVVMMVGDGINDAPALTEADAGVSLGHASDIALESAGAVIMRDDLALIPELIRGSRRCFSVIRQNLFWAFSYNIVALPLAVAGFLHPIVSALLMASSSLVVVGNALRLRKF; encoded by the coding sequence ATGTCAGAGACTGAAAGCGGCAAGGGCGAGGCCAGGCGCTGTGACCACTGCCTGCTGGAGATGCATCCGGATTCGGCCGTGACGGCGGAATTCGAGGGCGAAACGAAATATTTCTGTTGCCGCGGTTGCCTCGGCGTCTACGAACTTATTCACCGGGAATCGCTCGACACCTTTTACGATAAACGCTGCGGGTGGACTCCCGGTCCGCCTGGCAACAGAACGGCCGACACCGGAGCGTTCAGGGGAGCGATACAGAAAGCCGGCGAAATTTCCTCGCTTGAAATGAGCCTGTCGGGTATACGGTGCGCTTCGTGCGTCTGGCTTGTAGAGAGGTTCCTGACGAGGATGGAGGGCGTCGAATCCGCGAGGGTCAACTATGCGACTCACCGCTTGAGCGTCCGGTGGGACGAGGAGAAAATCCCGCTCGGGAAGATTCTCGACGGCATTGTCTCGATCGGCTATACTCCCCAGCCTTACCAGCCGACCTCGTACAACGAAATGCTCCGGAAGGAAAAGAACGATCTGCTGCTGCGGTTCGGCACGGCCGCGTTCTTCTCGATGCAGCTCATGCTGTTCGTCACGGCGCTGTATGCCGGTTTTTTTCAGGGAATAGAGGAGCAGTACCGCCTGACCTTTCAGCTTGTCTCCTGGGCCCTTGCCACGCCGGTTCTTTTTTATTCCGGTTACCCCTTTCTTCGCAACGCCTTGCGGGCTTTGCCGAAAGGCGCGCTCAACATGGACGTGCTGATCGCTCTCGGTTCTTTTTCCGCCTACGCTTACAGTGTCGCCATGATCTTCGCGGGAGGAGAGGTGTACTTCGACACATCGGCGATGATCGTCACCTTTATTCTCCTCGGACGCTTCCTCGAAGCCGGTTCGAGGGCCAGGGCCGGAGACACCATCGCTTCGCTCATCGAAATGCAGCCTCGTGAGGCGAGGCTCGCGGGCGGCGAACAGGAGGCGGTTTTCGTGCCTCTCGAAAGGGTGCGTCCCGGCGATACCGTCGAGGTGCGCGCTGGAGAAACCGTTCCGCTGGACGGGACGGTCGTCGAAGGCGAGGCGGACGTCAACGAGTCGATGCTAACGGGTGAATCGCGGCCGGCATTCAAAAACGCGGGCAGGGAGGTGTTCGCCGGAACGATTTCCGTCAACGGCAGGCTTGTCGTCAGGGTGACGGGGAAGGATGAGGAAACCCTGCTGGCGAAAATCATCCGGACCGTCGAGGACGCCCAGGCGCGCAAGGCGCCGATCCAGACGCTCGCCGACAGGACAGCGGGCTGGTTCGTGCCGGTTGTTATCCTGTTCGCGGCGTGCACGTTCGCGTTCAGGCTCTTGACCGGCGCAGGGAACGCGGCTGCTCTGATGAACGCCGTATCGGTGCTTGTGGTGGCGTGTCCCTGCGCTTTGGGTCTCGCGACGCCGCTGGCCATTCTTCTCGGCACGAGCTCCGCAGCGAAAGCGGGCATACTCATCAAGGGCGGCGATGTTTTCGAAACCCTTTCCAGAACGGATCGGGTCGTGTTCGACAAAACGGGCACGATAACGAGCGGCATGCCTTCCGTGACCGATGTTTTCGTGGCGGCCGAACGCGACGAACTGCTGCGCTTCGCGGCGTCGCTTGAAAAATTTTCCGAACATCCCGCGGGCAAGGCCATTGTAAAAGCTTACGGCGGCGCGACGTTGCCGGTTGAGAATTTCAGGGTTTTTCCAGGCAGGGGAGTAGCGGCCGTGGTCGATGGTCGTGACGGCCTAGCCGGGAACCGGTTGTTCATGCGGGAAAACAGCGTTCAGGTCGGTTCGGCAATGGAAGAGCGCTACGCAGGGCTTACCTCGATCGGCAAGACGGCGGTTTTCGTCGCCATTCGGAAGGAACTCGCGGGACTGATCGCACTGATCGACGATGTGCGAGACGATGCCGCCGGTCTTGCGGGAGTGCTCCGGAAGCAGGGGATACGGACAGGCATGCTCACCGGGGACGTTCGGAACGTCGCGGATTACGTTGCCGCGAAATGCGGTATCGACGACGTACAGGCGGGCCTGAACCCGGTCGAAAAGGCTGTCGCCATAATGAACATGAAGTCGCGGGGCGAGGTTGTGATGATGGTCGGCGACGGCATCAACGACGCGCCGGCGCTTACCGAAGCCGACGCCGGGGTTTCGCTCGGGCATGCGAGCGACATTGCGCTCGAGAGCGCCGGGGCGGTGATCATGCGGGACGACCTTGCGCTCATTCCGGAGCTGATTCGCGGATCCAGACGTTGTTTTTCCGTTATCCGCCAGAACCTGTTCTGGGCGTTTTCCTATAACATCGTCGCTTTGCCGCTGGCCGTTGCCGGATTCCTGCACCCTATCGTCTCGGCCCTGCTCATGGCCAGCAGCTCTCTCGTGGTGGTCGGCAACGCGCTGCGGTTGAGAAAATTCTGA